Proteins from a genomic interval of Leifsonia shinshuensis:
- a CDS encoding RNA polymerase-binding protein RbpA: MASGGSAIRGSRVGAGPMGEQDRGFHAERVAISYWDALGNETVRYFAANLPDEEIPDVIDSPSTGLPAGRDKENPPSVAKTEPYKTHLAYVKERRSEEEAEQLLEDALNQLRARRGKPTSN; the protein is encoded by the coding sequence ATGGCATCCGGAGGAAGCGCAATCCGTGGCTCGCGCGTCGGCGCAGGCCCGATGGGGGAGCAGGACCGGGGTTTCCACGCCGAGCGCGTGGCGATCTCGTACTGGGACGCCCTCGGCAACGAGACCGTCCGCTATTTCGCGGCGAACCTGCCCGACGAGGAGATCCCCGACGTGATCGACTCGCCGTCCACCGGCCTCCCGGCCGGCCGCGACAAGGAGAACCCGCCGTCGGTCGCGAAGACCGAGCCCTACAAGACGCACCTGGCCTACGTGAAGGAGCGCCGCTCGGAGGAGGAGGCGGAGCAGCTGCTCGAGGACGCCCTCAACCAGCTGCGCGCCCGCCGCGGCAAGCCCACCAGCAACTAG